The stretch of DNA GGTGCCCCTTCGCCACCGACAAGTGCCGCGTCGAGGAGCCGCCCCTAGTTGAAGCAGAGAAGGAACACCTCGTAGCATGCTGGCTGTATAGCAAGGGGTGATGGGTGTGAGCGTGCTCGTAAGAGTGGAGAACCTGAAGAAACACTTCCCGGTTAAAGGCTTCCTGTTCACAAGAGGGTGGGTTCGGGCGGTAGACGGGATAAGCTTCTCAATCCACAGGGGTGAAACGCTGGGACTGGTGGGAGAGTCGGGCTGTGGCAAAACCACTGTTGGAAGGCTAGCGGTACGTCTACTTGAACCGACGAGCGGCTCGATATACTATGACGGCGTTAACATCTTCGAGCTCAAGAACAGGCAACTGAAGGAGTTTAGGAGGAAGGTGCAGATAGTGTTTCAGGATCCCTACAGCTCCCTGAACCCGAGAATGATGGTTTACGATATTATAGCTGAAGCCGTAACTGAGACAAACTCGGGCGGGGAGGGCGATCTTGAGGACTACGTGGCTTCGCTCCTCGAGAGGGTCGGCCTCTCCGGGGAGCACCTGTACAGGTACCCTCACGAGTTCAGCGGTGGACAGCGGCAGAGGATAGCCATAGCTAGGGCGCTGGCCGTTAAGCCCGAGTTTCTCGTCCTGGACGAGCCGACGTCGGCGCTTGACGTCTCCGTTCAGTCCCAGATCCTCAACCTCCTCAAAGACCTCCAGAAAAACTACAACCTCACCTACCTCTTCATATCCCACGACCTCGCCGTGGTCCGCTACATGAGCCACCGCGTAGCGGTAATGTATCTCGGGAAAATAGTCGAGTTGTCAGACTCCGCAACAGTATTTGAGAAGCCCCTGCACCCCTACACGCAGATGCTGCTCTCAGCGATACCTATCCCCGACCCTAAGCTGGCCAAGTCTAGGACGAAGATCAAACCCTCCGGAGAGCCGCCCAGCGCTGTTAATCCTCCTCAGGGCTGCCGGTTCCACCCGAGGTGCCCCTTCGCCACCGACAAGTGCCGCGTCGAGGAGCCGCCCCTAGTTGAAGCAGAGAAGGGACACCTCGTAGCATGCTGGCTGTACAGTAGATCTTAAAGAAGTGACCGCGTGTTTTTACGCCGGTGAAACCTGGTCACGAAGTTAGCTATTGACATTTCTGACGCTATGCAGGTGGCTTTAGTGATTAGCGAAGTGAGAAAAAACTTTATTTTATATGATGCACACTTCGCCTTTAGAAGTTACTTTCACGCGGTTGCCGGTCTTCACGTGCTGAAAGATCTCGTCACCAACTTTGTCTATGAGTGCTATTTTCTTCCCGAACCACTCGTGGGCCAGGGCTACTCCTGATGATGTCAAGGTGTCGGCTTCGCGGGTGCAGACGATAGCCTTAGGTGCCACGCCTAGAAGGGCGATTTCGGCGATTATTATGCCGCCGGTTGTGGACCCGATTCCGGAGGGTATTATCAGTATCTTGCCTGTGAGGTCTACACCGTATACGTGGGGGTTGTTCTTGTCACCGCCTATCGCGCGCTTTCTACGCCTGATCACTGTCTCCTGGTACGTTGCGAGTATGTTGAAGCCTTGAGGGGAGACAACGGCCTCTCCATCCACGTCTCCTGGGAGGATTGCCCGGCCTTTGAAGCACGTCTCAGGCATATCTACTCACCCCTGAGGTAGGAGAGGAGCTGCGGCGTATCCATGAAGGCGGCATGGCTGTAGTAACTGAGCTTCCCGGAGTTTGTGAGTATTTTTAGCCGCTTCGAGGTGGGTATGTTTGTCAGCATGAGAGGGCAGAAGCTATCCACGTCCCCACCCGCGTCCCTGAGCTTGGAGTACAGCTTCGTGGATTTGAACTCTCGGGCTATCTTCGGTGCAGCTAGGAGTAGCGTGCGGGTCTTGAGCTCCGCTTCGGAAAGCTCTCTAGCGAAGAAGTCGAGCTGCTCTCGGGACAGGTGTGGGCAGCCGATTATCGCCAGGTCGGGCTTCCCGGGGGCGGCTTTCGCCTCCATTTCTCTCTTCATTTTGGAAAGCTCCTCATCCCCCACTCTCAGCACTTTGTGATCGCTTCTCAAGATCTTTCTCCCGTTTTCCACAGCCTCGGGAGTGAGGTCCTCCGCGTGAAATAGCCCGACGGCACCCCACACTGCCATAGCGGCTCCCATGTCCTTCAGCTCGTACTCCTCAAACTCCCACCTGTCCAGACCCGCTATGTATGGGACCCCGTCCAGGACGCTCTTCCCGATTAAGCTCCCGAGAATGAAGGGGCTTGGCTTAGACGATGTTTTCACCTCGACTAGCCAGTCGGCTTTCCTGTTCTCGTCTAAAAGAAGTCCGAAAAGCGGGGTTTCTCCGGTGACGCCCGAGAGCAGCTCGACTATTGAGGAGTTCCTGTTTGTTCTAGCGCCCAGCACGGAGTTGGCGTATATCACTGCGGAGGATTCGGCCCAGGCTAGGATGTCACCGTATGAGGGCTTGTTGCCTATGTAGTAGGGCGTGCAGGTGAAAGCGTCCGGGTCGATGAGCCCTAGCCTCAGAAGCAGGGACTCCAGCCTCCCCTGCTTGCTGTAGAGGTACCTCCCGACGAGCTTCTCGACGAGGGGTATTGACGTCTGAGGGGGCCGTGGGTTAGCGGTTAAAGGCACCCTGGACTTTAGGTCCTTGCTGGCCAGTTCTTCAAGAACCATGAACATCGACTTTACGAACCTGAGGCCGCACGAGGTAACCCAGTGGCAGCTCTTGCACTCAGCAAACCTCTCAGCGCCGTAGACCTTCCCGTATGCCTCCAATACTCTGTAGCACTTTCTCAGGGTTTCTTCGCGGCCTTCGACGAGGCGCCTCTCATCAACGGGACCTGTCATGCTCCCACCCGGGTGCCCTAGAAGGTGAACTCCCTCTTTAGGTAGGGAAGCATCTCTGGTATAGCCTTACCCCCGAATATCAGCTCGCGCATGGCTCTGTTTACCTCCTCGAGGACAGCGCTCCTCTTGAGCAGCTCGAACACCTTTCCCTTAATCTTCACGCGCCCTCTGAGAACCATCGCGCCGCTCGAGGCCTCTCCCCTTAAGAGCGCGTCGAATGTGGAGACGCTCATCTCGACGGTTATGTCGGCCTTCTCCTCTTCCTCTGGCTCGAGAGCCCGTATCTCGGCGCAGCGGCCGTCCCTTATCGTTATGAAGGTCTTGTAGACGTAGGGTAGACCCGGGAGAGTGGGCGTAAGCTTAACCAGTATTGTCCTCGTCCACCCCCGCGCGGCGCTCTTAAACTTCTCGCTGGAATTCAGCCTCCGTTTAACGGTATCGAGGAGGATACACGTAGTCATGTCAACCGGCATACCCACCACCTACACCGAGATCGCCAGGTAATAAGCATCCCAAACAGCATCCCTTATCTTCCTGGGGCTTAACGCGTCCCCGATTATATGAACATTCGGGTGCTCGGCTGCGAGAGCGTCGTAAAGCTCCCTGTTGGGGACCATCCCCGTGGCTAGAACAACGCTATCGCAAGGTATCTCTCGCGCACCGTGAGGTGTTTCCACGACGACGCGACCGTCGAGAACCTCTTTAACCTTGGTATTCAGCATCAAGGGGATCTTTAGGTACTTGAGCATGGTCATCAGGTACAGCTTGTTAGCGTGGCTTACACTGATGTTAGGAGCAGGTAGCATTTCGACGATTGTGGCCTTCTTCCCAGATTGCGCGAGCCAGATCGCTGTCTCAACGCCCACGAGACCCGCGCCTACGATCACGACATCATCTTTAACGGCTTTAAGGCCTCGAAGCAGGTCAACGGCTTGAACCACGTTGGGCTTGTCTACCCCTGGAATAGGCGGAACAGCAGGCCTAGACCCCGTTGCGACGACGACAACATCGGGGTTTTCCCCCAGAACCCTGTCAACAGTGGCCTCAGTCCTGAGGTTTACGTCGACTTCCAGCTTCTCGAGTTGCCGTTCATACCAGCGCTTAAGCCTGCGAATATCGTACTTGAAGTCGGGAACACCCCCCTCGATCAGGTGGCCGCCTAGCTCCGAGTCCTTCTCGAACAGTATTACCTCGTGCCCACGGATCGCGGCCACTCGGGCAAACTCCATTCCGGCAACGCCTCCGCCGCAAACCACGATCCTCCTCCTATGAGCTGCCGGCTTCAGCTCCAGCTCCCTCTCACGCCCTGTTGCAGGGTTTACGGCGCAGGAGAGGGGACGGGCCAGCTCGATGATCCTGTACAAGCACTCGTGGCAACCTATACACGGCCTTATCTCCTCGTACCTCCCTGCTCTCACCTTCGCCGGCCAGTAAGGGTCAGCTAGTAGCCCCCTCCCTATTGCCACCATGTCAGCCTTCCCCTCCTCAAGGACCTTCTCGGCGACGACAGGGTCGTCCAGCCTACCAACCGCTATAACAGGTATCTTGACCTCTCTCTTCACCATCCCGGCGAAGTCGGCCAAACATCCGTGTGGGAGGTACTCGGGAGGGTGAGCCATGTACCAGCTGTCATAGCATCCGGCGTCAACATGTAGCGCGTCGAAGCCCGCCTTTTCCAGGATCTTCGCCATCTGGATCCCTTCCTCTATATCTCTCCCAGCTTCCGCGAACTCCTCCCCAGGTAACCCCGGGTTATTGTATCCCTTCAAAAAGTGTTTAACTCCAAACCTGTAAACAACTGGAAAATCTTTGCCAACAGTGTCTTTAATCGCGTTGAGAATTTCAATAGGGAGTCTAAGCCTGTTCTCAAGGCTTCCACCGTACTCGTCATCCCTCCTATTCCATATGGAGCTTGTGAACTGGTCGAGAAGGTATCCCTCGTGCCCGTGTAGCTCGATCCCGTCGAAGCCCGCGAGATACGCGTACTCGGCGGCACGACCAAAAGCCTCTACAAGCTTTTTGATCTCCTCCCTCGTCATAGCCCTCGTCTTCAGAGTGGGAACCCAGTAGCAGGGGACCTCTGATGCGGAGACCGGCTTAAAGCCGGAAAGAAGGGTGAGCGTGGGTGCCACACGTCCAACACCGGCTGTGAGCTGTACGAAGATGCGGGCGCCGTAGTGGTGAACCTCCTCTGTGAGCTCCGACATCGGGGAGACGTGCTTGACTGAGTCAAGTATTGGTAGCACGTGACGCCCATCCAAGCGTAAGTCCTCTATCTCGTTCTCAACCCGAGTGAGGCCAGTAATGATTAGACCTACCCCACCCTTTGCGCGTTCGACATAATAGTCCACGATTCTCCGGTTGATAGACCCATCGGGGTTCACCATCGTCACTAAACCCATCGGAGCCATCGCGATCCTGTTCTTGATCCACGTCTTCCCGATGCTTATGGGTCTGAACAGAAGTTTCCCCTGCATCAAGAATGTATCAAAACTATTACGTATATGCTTTCTTTACTAATAGCCATTCGTAATACACCTTTGTCACGCGGACTTCCACCGGAGCTCTGGGCTTCCTGTGTATAGACTTACCGTTTTACTTTGTCTAGCTTTGCGTTATAGGTGAAGATGCATAAGAAAAATGTCTTCTTCGGCTCTAGGCTACGTTAACTTGGAAGATGTTGTAGCGCGTTATTTCCTCAATGGGCTTTCTCGGCCGGGGCTCCGGCTTCTCATCGGGGTAGCCGACGGGGATGAGCGCCACTGAAAGGTAGCTGTCGGGTAGGCTTACAGCTCTGCGCACGGCGCTGATTTCCTGCTCTGTCCCGATGCCCGCCCATACCGTGCCAAGGCCTAATGCGTGCGCGGCGAGCATGAAGTAAGCCGCTACAAGCGCGCCGTCGTACTTGTGGAACATGGGGTCTTCGTCCTTATTAACAGCGAGGATCACGACTAGTGGTGCCTCTAGGAGTGGCTTGGGCCTGGCAGGGTCGGGAGGTGGTGGGCTGGCCTGGGCCAGCTTTTCTCTGACGACGGGGTCTGTGACGACTATGAACAACTCTGACTGTTCCGCGCGCTGGGGGCGAAGCAGGCCGTGTCGATGGCCTGCAGGATTAGGCTTAGCGGCTGTGGCTGCTACTTAAACCTCCTTATACTTCTCCTGGCTTTAAGGAACTCGATCAGGGCTTCCAGTGTACAGCCTCCGGTGTTCACGCACGCTATGTATCCAGATACTGCATATATATCGTTTCGCTTAGTAAAGCGTATTGAGGGAAGAATCGCTTCAGGGCCGGAGGCGAAGCCGCTGGGAGTGAGGAGGGGAGAAAAATGGGAGATGTTTAGAAGCCTTGATACTTTTCCCTGGGTGCACCGCAGACAGGGCACTTCTCGGGGGCTCAGGGCCGACGTGCGTGTGGCCACACACGGGGCATATCCACACTTTGCCGTCTATGGGCATGTCCTGGCCTTTGTCGACGTACTCCTTCGCTTCGAGTAGAGCTCTGCGTGGATCTTCTCAGCCTCCAGCGCCCACGTGAATGACCTCTCAGCCTCCTTCTCTCCCTGTGACCTCGCTATGGCTATGTACGCTGGGTATATCTCGTTTACCTCGAACGTCTCCCCCATGATGCCTATCTCCAGGTTCCTGCTCGTGTTGCCGGGACCGATGGGGAGGCCGGCTGAGACCTTGGCCTCCTCCCTTAGGCCTCTGAGGTTGCTGTAGTGGTTCCCCGTGTGCACGAGCTCGGCAAAGCCTATAGCCTTGAAGAGCCGGGCCACGTTTCGGGAGCCCCTCTCGGAGGTATCGACGAAAACAAGGTACCGTGTGTGCACCATAGATTCCCCGGAGAGCGCGTTGACCAGAACCTCCTTGATCGTCAGGTTTGATCGTCTGGACGGTAAAATCACCTTAATTCTCTGTATTTTCCGAACAGGAAAGGGGATAGAAGACTTCTGTTTCGGTTCGCGCTTTCGGCTAAAATTCTTACGTGTTTAGGACGGAAAGGCTGATAAGCGGTTTTCCCAGCGTAATCACCATGCACAAGCACAGCCGTTACTCGGCAAGTGCTCGACCTGCAACTTTCTCGATAGTGGGGTTTGACCCCGAGACGGGGGACCTCGGCGTAGCTGTGGCGTCGAAGTTCGTGGCCGTCGGCGCTCTAGTCCCCTGGGCGAAGGCCCGGGTAGGGGCCATAGCCACCCAGGCTCTGGCAAACGTGTCCTATGGGCCTCGCGGGCTCGACCTGCTGGCGAAGGGGCACTCGGCTAAGCAGGTTTTAGCGATGCTACTCGAGGACGACCCACGAAGGGAGGACCGGCAGGTCGGCGTAGTGGACTCGAGGGGGGAGGCGGCCGCTTTTACGGGGAAGAACTGCTACCCCTATGCTGGGCACGTGGTCGGAGACTTCTTCGCGGCTCAGGGCAACATACTTGCTGGGCCGGAGGTCGTCGAGGCCATGGCCAGGGCCTTTGAGACGACGAAGGGCGAGCTCGTCGACAAGCTACTGGCGGCGCTCGAAGCGGGAGACAAGGCTGGGGGCGACAGGAGGGGGAAGCAGTCGGCGGCCATACTTGTCGTCAGGGAGGGCGAGGGCTACGGCGGGTACACCGACAGGTACGTCGACCTGAGGGTCGACGACCACCCGGAGCCGGTCCGAGAGCTGAGGAGGATCTTCAGAATCTGGGAGCTGACGCTGCTCCAGCGCGAAGACCCGAGCGACGTCGTCGAGAAGAGCGCTGTTGCCGAGAGGGTGCAGCTCGCCCTGAAGAAGGCCGGCTTCTACAAGGGCGAGGTCACGGGCAGGTGGGACGACGAAACCGAGAAGGCGTTCACGGAGTGGGCCATGATAAACAACTTCGAGAACAAGCTGAGGAGCGACGGGCTGATCTGGGGGACAATCTACAGGTACCTGATTGAGAGCGCTCAGGTTTCTTAGCAACCCTCCATTCGGAGTAGCTGGACCTCTACCGCCGCGAAGTCTGTACGCCTCCCCTCGGGGACCTAAGCGCGGACCCCTGTTCCTGTAAGGTCATGAATCCTTAAGGCATTGTATCCCGCTGTCTAAGTTGCATTAAAGGATTTAGGCTAAGCTGAGCTCGGTGGGGGTGAGGCGCGGAGGGGCCTGCAGCGCTGTACCGAGTCTCTGGCTTTTTCGCCTACTGCTCTTTTTGCTCGACTTCTTTACAGTATCTCTCGAATTTTCTGAGCCAGGCTGTTATCGAGCG from Infirmifilum sp. NZ encodes:
- a CDS encoding ABC transporter ATP-binding protein, with protein sequence MGVSVLVRVENLKKHFPVKGFLFTRGWVRAVDGISFSIHRGETLGLVGESGCGKTTVGRLAVRLLEPTSGSIYYDGVNIFELKNRQLKEFRRKVQIVFQDPYSSLNPRMMVYDIIAEAVTETNSGGEGDLEDYVASLLERVGLSGEHLYRYPHEFSGGQRQRIAIARALAVKPEFLVLDEPTSALDVSVQSQILNLLKDLQKNYNLTYLFISHDLAVVRYMSHRVAVMYLGKIVELSDSATVFEKPLHPYTQMLLSAIPIPDPKLAKSRTKIKPSGEPPSAVNPPQGCRFHPRCPFATDKCRVEEPPLVEAEKGHLVACWLYSRS
- a CDS encoding aconitase X swivel domain-containing protein, with the translated sequence MPETCFKGRAILPGDVDGEAVVSPQGFNILATYQETVIRRRKRAIGGDKNNPHVYGVDLTGKILIIPSGIGSTTGGIIIAEIALLGVAPKAIVCTREADTLTSSGVALAHEWFGKKIALIDKVGDEIFQHVKTGNRVKVTSKGEVCII
- a CDS encoding aconitase X catalytic domain-containing protein; this encodes MTGPVDERRLVEGREETLRKCYRVLEAYGKVYGAERFAECKSCHWVTSCGLRFVKSMFMVLEELASKDLKSRVPLTANPRPPQTSIPLVEKLVGRYLYSKQGRLESLLLRLGLIDPDAFTCTPYYIGNKPSYGDILAWAESSAVIYANSVLGARTNRNSSIVELLSGVTGETPLFGLLLDENRKADWLVEVKTSSKPSPFILGSLIGKSVLDGVPYIAGLDRWEFEEYELKDMGAAMAVWGAVGLFHAEDLTPEAVENGRKILRSDHKVLRVGDEELSKMKREMEAKAAPGKPDLAIIGCPHLSREQLDFFARELSEAELKTRTLLLAAPKIAREFKSTKLYSKLRDAGGDVDSFCPLMLTNIPTSKRLKILTNSGKLSYYSHAAFMDTPQLLSYLRGE
- a CDS encoding SCP2 sterol-binding domain-containing protein — encoded protein: MPVDMTTCILLDTVKRRLNSSEKFKSAARGWTRTILVKLTPTLPGLPYVYKTFITIRDGRCAEIRALEPEEEEKADITVEMSVSTFDALLRGEASSGAMVLRGRVKIKGKVFELLKRSAVLEEVNRAMRELIFGGKAIPEMLPYLKREFTF
- a CDS encoding oxidoreductase gives rise to the protein MQGKLLFRPISIGKTWIKNRIAMAPMGLVTMVNPDGSINRRIVDYYVERAKGGVGLIITGLTRVENEIEDLRLDGRHVLPILDSVKHVSPMSELTEEVHHYGARIFVQLTAGVGRVAPTLTLLSGFKPVSASEVPCYWVPTLKTRAMTREEIKKLVEAFGRAAEYAYLAGFDGIELHGHEGYLLDQFTSSIWNRRDDEYGGSLENRLRLPIEILNAIKDTVGKDFPVVYRFGVKHFLKGYNNPGLPGEEFAEAGRDIEEGIQMAKILEKAGFDALHVDAGCYDSWYMAHPPEYLPHGCLADFAGMVKREVKIPVIAVGRLDDPVVAEKVLEEGKADMVAIGRGLLADPYWPAKVRAGRYEEIRPCIGCHECLYRIIELARPLSCAVNPATGRERELELKPAAHRRRIVVCGGGVAGMEFARVAAIRGHEVILFEKDSELGGHLIEGGVPDFKYDIRRLKRWYERQLEKLEVDVNLRTEATVDRVLGENPDVVVVATGSRPAVPPIPGVDKPNVVQAVDLLRGLKAVKDDVVIVGAGLVGVETAIWLAQSGKKATIVEMLPAPNISVSHANKLYLMTMLKYLKIPLMLNTKVKEVLDGRVVVETPHGAREIPCDSVVLATGMVPNRELYDALAAEHPNVHIIGDALSPRKIRDAVWDAYYLAISV
- a CDS encoding nitroreductase family protein; translation: MFIVVTDPVVREKLAQASPPPPDPARPKPLLEAPLVVILAVNKDEDPMFHKYDGALVAAYFMLAAHALGLGTVWAGIGTEQEISAVRRAVSLPDSYLSVALIPVGYPDEKPEPRPRKPIEEITRYNIFQVNVA
- a CDS encoding DUF1028 domain-containing protein, which produces MHKHSRYSASARPATFSIVGFDPETGDLGVAVASKFVAVGALVPWAKARVGAIATQALANVSYGPRGLDLLAKGHSAKQVLAMLLEDDPRREDRQVGVVDSRGEAAAFTGKNCYPYAGHVVGDFFAAQGNILAGPEVVEAMARAFETTKGELVDKLLAALEAGDKAGGDRRGKQSAAILVVREGEGYGGYTDRYVDLRVDDHPEPVRELRRIFRIWELTLLQREDPSDVVEKSAVAERVQLALKKAGFYKGEVTGRWDDETEKAFTEWAMINNFENKLRSDGLIWGTIYRYLIESAQVS